The following are encoded together in the Vibrio splendidus genome:
- a CDS encoding efflux RND transporter periplasmic adaptor subunit → MKPISQHSSVLQRSSIFQQTPIFKYTVMALSLTALFGCNDSEATIAQKQTRPIQVIQLEPLSHQVEKSFTGKLQSSETAGVAFRVPGTIQKMMVSVGDSVKKGQPLAQLDPHDYQVALEELQARALEAKSAHKLAKSELVRVKQAIADNAIADVNLDRAISGYERSEAAVKVVEQNIRRAKDSIRYTKLLAPFDGVVAASNFEQFEQVLPGISVFTIHNPDQLEVKIQVPENLIHEFQPNQTAVINWYGSEEKLIGYAAEIATSPHLIKQTYAVTYHVETTNKSVLPGKAVTLTTQLGEASNNFCLPYSALVNQSGIEQVFTVKNEQANGVTVDVVSMSQNTVCVESTLNDGDFVVVSGAQYVMEGQHFSDIQVKSL, encoded by the coding sequence ATGAAGCCTATATCTCAACATTCATCTGTTTTGCAGCGTTCGTCTATCTTTCAGCAGACACCTATCTTCAAATACACAGTCATGGCACTAAGCCTAACCGCTCTGTTTGGCTGTAATGACTCTGAGGCGACGATAGCTCAAAAACAAACGCGCCCGATTCAAGTTATCCAACTTGAACCTCTCTCTCATCAAGTTGAAAAATCGTTCACAGGCAAATTGCAGTCATCAGAAACCGCTGGCGTTGCGTTTCGTGTACCTGGCACTATTCAAAAAATGATGGTCTCGGTTGGTGATTCAGTTAAGAAAGGCCAACCACTTGCGCAGTTAGACCCTCATGATTATCAAGTCGCGTTAGAAGAGTTACAAGCACGAGCACTCGAAGCGAAATCTGCACACAAATTAGCGAAATCCGAACTTGTACGAGTAAAACAAGCCATCGCTGATAATGCGATTGCCGATGTTAATCTAGACCGTGCAATCAGCGGTTATGAACGAAGTGAAGCGGCGGTTAAAGTCGTAGAACAGAACATACGCCGTGCGAAAGATTCGATTCGTTATACCAAGTTACTCGCACCCTTCGACGGCGTTGTAGCGGCATCGAATTTCGAACAGTTTGAACAAGTTCTGCCGGGCATTTCGGTTTTCACCATCCACAACCCAGATCAGCTTGAAGTTAAAATCCAAGTCCCAGAAAACTTGATTCATGAGTTCCAACCGAATCAAACCGCTGTTATCAATTGGTATGGTTCAGAGGAAAAGCTGATTGGGTACGCCGCTGAAATTGCCACGTCACCTCATCTTATCAAGCAAACCTACGCGGTTACCTACCATGTAGAGACAACCAACAAGTCAGTGTTGCCAGGAAAAGCCGTCACACTGACAACTCAACTTGGCGAAGCTAGCAACAATTTCTGTTTACCGTATTCAGCGTTGGTGAATCAATCTGGCATCGAGCAAGTGTTCACAGTTAAGAACGAGCAAGCTAATGGTGTAACCGTGGACGTGGTTTCGATGTCCCAAAATACCGTATGTGTTGAATCAACGCTCAACGATGGCGATTTCGTCGTGGTGAGTGGTGCTCAGTACGTCATGGAAGGCCAACACTTCTCCGATATTCAAGTTAAGAGTCTGTAG